TCTTAGTTCCAGATGCAACCCAAACTAAAGAAAGGTAAAAATCTGCACTGAAAACATGCCCTTTTTTATACCTTTCACAAATCTACACAAGTTTTACCCCTTTACTTTTCCATCTCCAAGTGATACAAGCCTGTACCATCTTATCTCTCGCAGCTGTCGTTCTAAGCACATAACTTAGAGACTGAGACAGCGGGTATGCAAGAAGAAAAATATTCTTCACCAGTGTCTAATCTCAAGGATGTGCTATCACCACTTTCCAATCTGACACCATTTTATCCTGCAGTCACCACTTTGCGTAACACACTAGTGCACGTATACAATGGAGAAATCAAAAATGACTCTTAACCAATTTGACACCTTCCTCACAATATTCTTCATGTTATGTGTCCATTTTTCTTATtatttctggtttaagatgggtAATGTCTATGCCATACTACATAGAAGATAGTGAGCTTTTGTATTGATTTACACAACTTGCTAGGCCACTTCAGAGATTTTGAGCCAAGTTTATTTTGTGACCTCAGTAATATGGAGACCAGGCTAGGCCAGGCAGGGCTGGAATCCTTCAAACCTCATTATAAGTGAAAGAATAGCTGCTTTAgggtctgatgaaggatctcagcccaaaatatcaaccagacatcccacctctcccggaacttccgggagtctcccgcatattaatagtggctccctgatgcccgcaaattatatacaatgtcctggaaattgattttttttttgagagcgagcatgagagaacgcgcgagaaagagcgagcgcaagagcaagaaaccAAGCGCGAGTGAGAGGAACCacgaacgagagagagagcgagagagttccaaaaaaagtcagagtagcagagtgttccaaaaaaagaaaatataaaacgtacgtcaccccagactacactaaagtgtactccTGCCAAATAGggctcaaaataatgacagtggtgctcgctgcactgtttgcaacagtgacttttctattacccatggtgggttaagactgtaaaagtcatgttgaggtgagtttaacgaggtgtcattcattcattagcatagctaacgttatttaagctagctggctagctgctaaggagctactctattgcagacatcccacctctcccggaagtctcctgcaagttgatggtgctacctctctgaaatgagtttttgcagggtgggatgtctgatcaactgtttattcatttccatagttgctgcctgcctTTTCATCTTTGTCTTTAATAATATCAATCACATCATTGCATAATCAAAAAACCGCAGTATATGATCCAGTTAAACATTTTGGGAAGTTGCACAAAGAATGGACCCCTTTCAAACATGTGCAAAATTCCCCTGTTAATCTTACAGATAATGATTAGGCTCAAGTGCATAATTCTCAGTAGTTTTTAATGGCCTAGTTAAGCTTATTTGCTTAAAACCGCTTCTACTTAAAATTAAATTCAACAACAGGAAAGCTTTCTtcagctccttgaagatattcATTCTACTTTTTCCTCTGACCTTTTCTCCTTTATCTTGATTCCTGTATCTGATGGGGATTCTAAGCTCTAGAGGGTATTGCTTGCACATTCTAATGCAGACAGTGGTttgcatattttttttaaaaagcttcagtTTGGTTGTGAAGGAGCGCTCGTGTTTGCTCTCTGACCACAAGTCCCAGCTACCCTCTGGTTGGCTGTGTGGGTAGAAGCCCAGTCAATGGCCAGGTCTTGAAAGCAACTGGTTCCATTTGTTCAGTATTCTGAATatcatctgacacttctcagaaGGTAAATGAATTAATGTTGCAGCTGCTGTCCTGTACCTACTGGCTGAAAGTTTGGGAAAGGTTAGAAGACAGGAGCAATTGTATACTGTAGTTGTGTGTCCTAGGGCCATTTTAAGTTCTCGCTTCCAGGTGGATGTTTAGTTTTAAGAAATGAAGTTTATATTGCAGGTTGCCACTCAAAAAAGCAACACGCGTAATGCCATAATCCTTCATGAGTCCTGATGGAGAGTTTCAGCCCGAGCATCCATTGTTTattcctctatagatgctgcttgatttgctgaaatcctccagcattttatgtgtattgctcaagatttccatcatctgaagaacctcttgtgtttatgacactCAGACTTAACTTGGAGCACACAactgttttaattatttttcGGTTTTGAGTATTTGGTTCTTTGTGCTAGTAGTATGTGATAGTAACTCCCTATTAACTTGTACCTGCAGTGGTCTGTTGTTGGAATGAATCTTTCCACAAGTACTGGAGGTGACTTAATGATATTGACCAGATGTGAGACCAGTATAGATAAAGTGCATTGTTTTTTCTTCATGATCATACTGTTATATAGAAAAGTAAAACTGTTGGTGTTGCATGCATATTCACTGAAATCTTACCTGTGTTTAATCTTTTGTTGTTTCAGCTGTATTATCAAGTGTTGAATTTTGGTATGATTGTATCATCTGCACTGATGATATGGAAAGGACTGATGGTCCTCACAGGGAGTGAAAGTCCAATTGTAGTTGTACTCAGGTGAGTTATCGTCCTGTTCATATACTAATTTTCATAGTTTCTTCAGATAGTTGTGTTTGATAAAGGAGTGCTCTCTTTTCCTTCTCCACTCCTCCCTCGCCATCTTTGGTTCATTCATGTTAGAAAGTGGGTTCCATCAAGATATCAAAATCACTTGGAAATTCTACTTTGCATATTGAATATATTGCAGTATTGTATTACTTGTGGTATAAAATGTGTGGATTCAGAGTCAGACATGATTGATTTGCTTTGAACTGTGCATTGGGGATCTATGAAATCGTTTAGTTTAAGGACTGAAATCATTATAAGGGGAAACGAGCTGTAGTTGGCCATTTGGCATCTCTTTCCATCGTTAAATAAGATCATGTGTCTTCGTGCTATTTTCCTGCACTAACCCCATATCCCCTTAAAATCTATTGAACATACTCTGTGACTGATCTGCCATGGCTCCATTAGCTGGAGAATTTCAAAGACCCAGTGTCTTCTGGCTGATTAAATTTCTTTTCATCACTGTCCTCAAAATCTGATTCTTTTCAGAGCCTGCCTGATAATGACTATGATAGCCAATGGCATGTCTACCCTGTGAATCCCCTTAACAATAAAGTCAGATCTCCTATTCCTTGATTCTAGAAAATATCAGCATAGCCTCCACCTACTTTCATAGGGTTGAACCTTCTATCCCAGGAATAAATCTCGTGAACTTTACTGACCACCCGTGGCCATGTTTCATAATAGCTTTTAGTCAAAAAaaattgtgctttcttcacatcAGAAATGTACCTTTCCCAAAAAAGAACATAAATAtgtccctgtcccccagtccattTTTGAACTGCTGACTAATGTGATGGGAATAGCTTCCTTTTATTTACCCTCTAAATCAGATCAGACAAcatcttgtaaatatattcacATTTTAAATGGGTTCTTCTTGCATTCTGTGATCATTTGTATCAAGTTACATAACTCAATGCTATGGAATGCAATGATCACTTACTACTTTTCAAAAGTTTTCATAAATATCGATACAGTATATAATTTTTTTGAGTGTCCAGCCATTTATAATGAACTTCTGACGTGCTAGAAGAAATGGAAGTAGAAATACTTGTCATTTAGAGAGTAACAAAGTGGATGTGGCAGGAATATTCCCTCTTGTAGGCGGATTTAATGTAGGGGTTAGCACCCTGGCATCAGAAATTGTAAATTGCAATTTCCACTCTGAACAAGCTGCTAATCCTGGGCATTCCTGTGTAATATTGAATGGTATAGTATCTATTGACTTTTTGCGAATGCTGCGTTTTGTAAACTATCTACTGTCTGTCCAAAGTTTAAAGAAAAATGTTTGCTACGTGCTGAGAATGTGATTATGGTACTGTATAAATGCAAGCGCTTTCCCTTCATCTGAAACACCTCATTTTCTTTGTATTGCATGTGTACAGAACAAATTTGTACAAATTTTAGTCACTGTAGAACCCCTTAGATATTTTCTGTTGTATAAAAACATTGTAAATAATATGTACGATTTAATCTGTCATGTTGATAATTAACAAAAATATTGAACAGTTATTTTAATTATAAAGGTACGATGATTTTTTTCCACTTTATAGAATATGGGTGAATATTTACAATAAGATTATACCCCACCTGATAGCCAGCTTGTGCAGCATTCTTTGTTATAGAATGCAGTTCAATTTGAAGAATTTAGCTATCTGTGAGAATGTCCCTAAGGTTTAGTGTACAGCAGTTTCTGATGCAATCTTCATCTCTGTTGAGTGCATATACTTGGATCTTAAGCATTAAAGGAGTTTGCATTATCAATCTTTGAGTGAAGACGATTGTGGATATTACaatggtaaacacgaggaattctgcagatgctggaaattcaagcaacacacatcaaagctgctggtgaacgcagcaggccaggcagcgtctctatgaagaggtacagtcgacgttttgggccgagatccttcgtcaggactaactgaaggaagagctagtataGTCTAGTAGAGCTATATAGAAaaagacgagagagagagagacaaagaatgtgtgtatataaataacggatggggtacgagggggagatggggcgttagtggaaattagagaagtcaatgttcatgccatcaggttggaggctacccagacggaatataaggtgttgttcctcttggatattccgtctgggtagcctccaacctgatggcatgaacattgacttctctaatttccactaatgccccacctccccctcgtaccccatccgttatttatttatatacacacattctttctctctctctctcctttttctccctctgtccctctgactataccccttgcccatcctctgggtttttttccccctcccccttttccttctccctgggcctcctgtctcatgatcctctcatatcccttttgccaatcacctgtccagctcttggctccatccttccccctcctgtcttctcctatcattttggatctccctctccccctcccactttcaaatctcttactagctcttccttcagttagtcctgacgaagggtctcggcccgaaacgtcgactgtacctcttcctagagatgctgcctggcctgttgcgttcaccagcaactttgaagtggatactacaaatctggaatgaaaactgaagatggtggaagtaaTTTAtagatcaggcagtgtctgtggagagaggatTACCTTGATATTCCAAGTCACTTGAAAAAACAGGTCAACAACCTATAATCTTAACTGTTTCCATCTACAGGTATTGCCTGACTGGAGAATAATGTGGTAATTATTAATTGCATTTTGATTTAGCAAATAAAATGATTACATTGAAAATAATTTCCTTCtcaaaattaacataacaaatctGAATAAATTGCTATCTAAATTAACTAAGATGTagaatttttatcccaaaatttTAATGTAAAACTTGGCAATTAAATTTGGTATGAACCAAAGATCATGGCCTCTGTAATTTAGTGATGTTTACCAGACATGAATAAACATCTGGTGGTATTGTGATTGACTATGATAAAGAGCATTGTTGAATAGTCAGCTCACTGTGTGGGTAAGATGCCAGAGGCCTCATGGCATGGTTGGAAATGTACCTCTCTTTTAAACTAATGAAAGTTGAGATTGAATGCTTGGATTGAATTTTATGCCAATACTCTGAAATATCACTTTCCTTTCTGAAAGAGTTGGGGTTACTTTGATCTTCTTCCGATTTATTTCAGTGGGAGTATGGAACCTGCATTCCATCGAGGGGATCTTCTATTCCTGACAAATCGAGTTGAGGATCCCATTAGAGTTGGTGAAATTGTTgtcttcagaattgaaggacgagAAATTCCAATAGTACACAGAGTACTGAAAATTCATGAGAAGTAAGTGGCCCAAAGCCAGGAAACCAGAGATTGTTTAAAATGTCTGTAACCCTTTTCTGTAAAGTGATCTCCCTTGTGGGGAGATGGAAATCCCATTTTCTTTCTACTGGGTAATGTGCAAACTCTGATTTGAAATGCTTTGCTCCTTTCTTCAATCTCCCATCTTTTCCTAAGAACCAAGAGAATTGTGGGAAGTGCGGACAGTAAAGATCCTCCTCATTTTTGGCTTTACTCTGCTTATAAGCAACTTGtttttccttccctttcccaGCTCTAGAATCACAACCAAGTTTATTATTACTAACAGAAGTTGTgatatttgttttgtggcagtggtgcATAGAAATTACTATAGgttacaaagataaataaatagtgtaaaagctGAATAGCAAAGTAGTGTTCAGAActcaaatggcagaggagaaaaggctgttcttaaaacattctgagtgtgagtcttcaggcttctgttcctcctcccTAAAGCAAAGAGAACGTGTGCCAGATTGTGAGGGTCTTTAACGATAGGTGCTGCCTTCTGGGGGCTTGGCCTCTTTATGAACCTTCCTCAGTGGcagtgagggttgtgcccatggcgGAGCTGCCTGCATCTACAGCCCTCTGTAGCTTCATTtggtcctgtgcattggagcttccacaccagactgtgaatcagccagtcagaatgctgtccaccatACATCAGTCGAAATTTGCAAGGCTCTTTAGTGACTTACCAAATGTCACTAAATTTAATTATAAACAATGAACAAGAATGTTGTTCATATAATTGCAACAGTTTTCCAACTGTTCTGAATTCGAATGAGCAGAGAGGTAGTTAAATTGAGATTATTGTCGTGTGCATAattacagtgaggtacaggtacaatgaaatcGCAGCAGTATCACAAGCATGTAGGTACAGTCAACACCCATAATAAcaattatatataaattatacatttttAAGGTCAAAGAACAATCAATATTCTTGCATCTATTACATGTGCTCTTGCTTTCATAGAGAGggctgtgtatgtatgtgtgtttgGGAAACTGAGGGCTAGTATATTGAGGTGTTTCCTGGGATACATCATGGAATTTGATTGAGATTGCACTTAAAGATTGCAGCTCAGCTTGCACACACAGGAGTTTTCTTATTTGTTTCTTCTTGAAAAGGGCCATTTGCTGATGTATTCCATTCAAACCTCTAGCTAAAGTGTCTGTAGTCATGTGAAACTTTGTTGTCTCTCTGTACCTGAAGTGCTGATTTTGGACAAATTCGTACAGATTTTTCAcgtctgcaaaaacagaaaacagcAATGCCCTATGTTTGCATTTTAGCTACTTATCAACCCATAATTTTCAACCCTGCAATTTTGTGAGATGTCTGTCCTTCATAAATGTTCATCTTTTGACTGTGTCACCTTGGGTCGAAGCTTTGCTGCCCCAAACCCTCTTGGTTCCTCCTAAGATATTTGTTAGACCCTACTGTTGATGCTTTGCACAATTAAGGGTGCTGTGTAAATAAAAGCCATTGACATAGGTTGTCAAATTTGAAATTACCCTTTTATAAATTACACTCTCTAAGCTTCTACTTATTGTGAACCAAATGCTAAAGGAATGTTCCCTTCCCTCTAGAGAAAACGGTGACATCAAGTTCCTGACGAAAGGTGACAACAACAGTGTTGATGATAGAGGCCTGTACAGGCAGGGACAACATTGGCTAGAGAAAAAAGATGTTGTGGGAAGAGCTCGTGGGTGAGTTGGACATTTTGTTTTGCATCTACATACTGAATACCGTGCTTCAGCTAGAAGATGCTTCCCAAACTTTAGGAAATAGCTCCTGTAATGACTGAAAAAACAGTGTAATAGAACAGAAAAAAACAATGGAAAGTGCCAGGCTGTTAAAACAAGTAAAGTGCCAGTCAGATTACAGGCTTCAGAAGTAAAAAGTAAGTGAGGCAAAGAGAGAGGGCTTGAGAACAGATGAGCAACAAACATAAAAGGAATCCAAAAATGCTCTGGGAACAAGAAAAGGAAAAGAAGCTGATGGCTGAACCAAGCACCAAACCTACCAATGTGGCAGAGAGGCCACATGCACTAAAGACCAGTTAGAGAAGTGGAGCTGAACAGAGGCCTAAATCTAAATTCTCTCTTGAAAGCCCATATGGTTGCTATACTGAGTGCATGGTTTTTCACAAAGCAAGCTCAATAAAGAAACATGTAATTGAGTTTAGTCTAGCACAGGAGGTGGTTCTAGTGTATTTTTGTCTCTTAATGTCCCTCTCACAATCTGTATCCACGTTCTAATGGTGGCAGATTGGTGAAGTTACACATTCCTTGtcctacaaccctccccatcttTTGTCTACTTAAAAGACCTCTGAGATTTACTATTTTTGTAGATTAGTTTGCTATAATTAAATCCTTAACTTGACATTCAAATCGTGGGCCTTTCAATGGGTAATCCAGAATTATGGTGGCAGGATAATGTAGCCATTTTCACGGGGGTCCTGCATTTACAGACTACAGCAGCACCAAGTTTTACAGCTACTCACTATAATCTACCTAAATTGCCACATTCAGAAGCAAAGAATGGTGTTATTTGGAAGGATGTTCTTTTGCCGTGTTTGTTCAGAGTCATTCTATTTTTTCCCCCCAAAGTCCATTGATGGATTATAAATTTTGAGCAGCTCACAACTTTGCTGTGACTGCAGCATTCCTGGAATAGTTGCATTAACATATATGAAGTGTGAAATGTTTTCTTTTAGTGGTACATAGTACTAGATAAATCTTTGAAATGTGTGGCATTAACCGCTGTCCAGCCTGCATCCTACAAATGCCAGATATAATTTCACGCTGTTACTAGCTGCACCCTGTCATAACTGTATGTCAAGCAAAAGATTTATAACTAATACTGTTAGGCAAGTGGTAGTGACAGTGGTGATGACTGGTAATTTATTTTTGGACATGGCTGAGTGCTTATAGTTTGAAGATTCACTGCTCTTTCCAATTCATTTATTTaccatatgtacatcaaaatgcACAGTTTTTGCACTAGTGGCTTGTCCCAGTTTACTCAAGACTTGTACCCATAGTACTGGAAACCAGCATCCAGCTCCACTACAAATATCTACCAACTTTTGGTTTCTATACACGAGTAGGGGGGGAATGGGGGGGATGATTGCTTGATGTTTCAAGCTCGATTTTACAAGTCAGTGTAGTACTATCTAATTCAATATGTATTTGCATTGGCATGTGGGTCCACTTGGAAGTCTCAGTGGTAGCTTAGGAGGCTATATAGCCCGTTCTGGAGTATCTCTTCCTGATGTTAATGCCCAATGCTCTAAAATCCAGTTCTAGTGAATTTCTTTTAAAATAATTTGATGTCTTAGCTAGCTTGATTTGGAACGGTAACAATTTACAAATTGTGCTATAATAAATGTAGAGATCATCCTGTTCAGTACAAAATAGAGTTCTGTTTCATTTAAATTAAAATCCCAGAACATAACATTTAGTTTTCAAATTGTCTTAGATACATATATATTAATATAATATTTGCTGGACCTCAGGGAATGTAGAAAATTATTGTAAAATGGCATTTTAAGTCTGACAGCTACCCATTACTAAAACTATGGATTACTAATAGCCATCTGAATCATGTCAGTGGGAAAAAAGCTGTGTAATtatcctttttgaggcatcatgcAGATTTGTGCAAATTGAAATTTAGCAAAGTATCTCTGAATTGGGGCAATCGTTTTTCAATTTGTAAATACATTTTTACAGAGTACTTAAGTGCTCAGGACTGTGGGGAAACGAAAATTTGCTCATCAGTTTTCAGAATGTTTAATCCTTGGTCATCTGTGAACTCAGAAGTTGGTCTTAAGTCATTACTTCAGTCTGCTTTGCACTTGTGCAGCATTTTATTATACTGAACTGATGAATTCTTGCTAATATAAATGTAATAATTGAAATGAATCCCGTATATTACTCTTGTACCATTACTGAAAATTATAGCATGTATTCTTAAGTCTGGTTCAGACTCAGCAACTTCAATCCAAAATCCATTTGGGAATGCTCAATTATGTTTAAAGGAATTGTATAAAAATGGAATGAAGCTCTTTGTGGATAATGTTATGTTAAAGGACCTATAAATCCAGGTGTTGAGAATTGTAATCAGACCAAAAATAATGTTGAGCATAACTATTATGAAAACAGAGCAGTTAAAGTCCCCAATTCCATTTTATAAACTAAGTAAAGCTGGTATTCTGACGTTTGCTGCAGGTGTTGTCACTTTGACCCCCAACCTGTAGAGTAAGCTGgtacctctccttcccctcccctgctGAAGGGCATATTAGTGCAAACTTGTATCCTGGAAACCAGGATAAAACTGCATATTGACAATCATCAGTTGCACATGTACATAATAAATAGCAGAGTTCCTGatggcttgtacttgctggagtttagaagaattgctggggtggggtgggggggagtctcattgaagcctatcaaatattgaaaggcctagagagagtggacgtTGAGGGGTCtaataatgggggagtctagtacctgaaggcacagcctcagattagaagatGTCTctaaaacaaagatgaggaggaatttctttagccagaggtaggctggtgaatctgtggaattcattgccacagatggctgtggaggccatgtcattgggtgtatttaaggcagaggttgagaggttctttATTGATCATGGTGTCagggagatggggttgagagggataatgaaccagccacgatggaatggtggagcagactcgatgggattcTGGCTCCTAATGGCCTTATGTAAATGATGGCATGATAGCACGGCAGTTGGTGTAACTATTACAGGGCCAGCAACAGGGTTCAATCCCTGTGCACTTTTCCCGTGACTGTGTACGTTTCCTGCAGGTGTTTGGGTTTTCTTCCACATTACAGATGCATGAGCTAGTAGTTTAGGTagtcacgcaaacacgaggaaatctgcagatgctggaatttcaagcaacacacacaaaagttgctggtgaacgcagcaggccaggcagcatctctaggaagaggtacagttgacgtttcgggccgagacccttcgtcaggactaactgaaagaagagctagtaagagatttgagagggggaggggagatccgaaatgataggagaagacaggagggggagggatggagccaagagctggacagctccaacctgatggcatgaacattgacttctcaaacttccgctaatgccccatctccccctcataccccatccgttatttatttatatacacacattctttttctctctctctctcctttttctccctctgtccctctcactatactccttgcccatcctctgggcttcccccccgcttctttctccctaggcctcttgtcccatgatcgtctcatatcccttttgccaaacacctgtccagctcttggctccatccctccccctcctgtcttctatcatttcggatctcccctccccctcccactttcaaatctcttactacctcttctttcagttagtcctgacgaagggtctcagcctgaaacatcgactatacctcttcctagagatgctgcctggcctgctgtgttcaccagcaacttttatgtgtgttaatttAAGTAATCACATGGCTGTCATTGGGCGGCACGGGCACGAgacctgttaccatgttgtatctaaATAAATTCCAACATGTTGAAACCACAACAGGAAGCACATTTTGAGGTGCAGTATTCTGAGCTGAAGTAGAGTtgttgattttgtttttgttttgaaagATGTACGTGGGCCAGAGTAATGAAAAATGTTCCAGTAGGATTTAGTTCCTTCATCCGACAGTCACTAGATGGTGTTAAAATATGTTCTGTTGTAACCTAAGCTAATTCACTTACCAGGAAATTACTATTTTCCTCCACCcaaacccaccccctcccctcaacCTACTCAAACTCGGTGAGATCAGCCAAGTTTGAGTGAATTGTCTGAAAAATAAGGATGGGATGACAGGATCTTATCATTATAATCAGTCTAACCACTGAAGAGTCAGGTTTCATATTTAGATCAGTGAATTTTGAAAGGGTGCATCTGTTCCCCATTAGTAATTAAATTATTATAATtggctatttttaatattttaacttTCATATTACAGAATTGTTTATGCCCTTAACACATTTGATCTTGATTTTCCAGGTTTGTTCCTTATATAGGCATTGTGACCATTCTCATGAACGACTACCCAAAATTTAAGGTAACCTGAATCTCATCATGTTCCTGATGCCAGTGTTTTACGGCTTTCTCTGCTTTCTGTATCTAAGAATGAATTGATTTGTTCCACAGTATGCAGTGCTCGTTCTGCTGGGTTTGTTTGTGCTGGTCCATCGAGAGTAAAGACTGGGTGGACTTGACCTGAGGATAGGAGTGGAGTTTCGCACCCAAGGCCAAAGTTCCAGATGACCAGCCGTCGTGCACTCCTGCAGCTATTCCCAGGGGCTTCTGCTTCCTGACAGATGTTGATTCAGTGTTTTTAATGAAGGTCTGTACAGTAGAAACTTAAGTGATGGACAGAAAGATGCCATCTTCCACGCAAAAGCTTTTGGATTCTGCATCTCAAATTTCTATTGCAAAGTGATATTGGTGAATGTGGCAGGGAGGGGAAAGTgtag
The DNA window shown above is from Mobula hypostoma chromosome 18, sMobHyp1.1, whole genome shotgun sequence and carries:
- the sec11a gene encoding signal peptidase complex catalytic subunit SEC11A, with amino-acid sequence MLSLDFLNDVRRMNKRQLYYQVLNFGMIVSSALMIWKGLMVLTGSESPIVVVLSGSMEPAFHRGDLLFLTNRVEDPIRVGEIVVFRIEGREIPIVHRVLKIHEKENGDIKFLTKGDNNSVDDRGLYRQGQHWLEKKDVVGRARGFVPYIGIVTILMNDYPKFKYAVLVLLGLFVLVHRE